A single Stigmatella aurantiaca DNA region contains:
- a CDS encoding L-dopachrome tautomerase-related protein, whose translation MKTLLSFSAALVLLGSPLAPQAHAAPPSLAIAAESHEMIWNGVAVDDQGRVLVSGPRWTGSQGPSVAEIDAKGKPVPFPDEAWNDWQPGKDPSKGFINVNAIHRDQNNGLWVIDTGASGFGGTVIPGGAKLVRIDLKTRKVARVYVLGSEVATENSYVDDIRFNGQQAYLTDAGRPGLIVLNVETGAARRVLDNSPFTSAPGNRPITVGGKTVLAPDGQPLKVNADPLELSPDGRWFYFAPLEGPLYRIETRWLDDASLDAATLASKVEKWFDLPPVGGTAMDAQGNLYFTELATHSLRKLTPDRRVETVLTDPRLHWTDAPYLDRKGTIWLPVPQMDRVGLFNNKESKIEWPIRLYRLDLPKP comes from the coding sequence ATGAAAACGCTCCTCTCCTTCAGCGCCGCGCTCGTCCTTCTTGGCAGCCCCCTCGCTCCCCAGGCCCATGCGGCCCCGCCCTCCCTGGCCATCGCCGCGGAGAGCCACGAGATGATCTGGAACGGTGTCGCCGTGGACGACCAGGGCCGGGTGCTGGTCAGCGGCCCCCGGTGGACCGGCTCCCAGGGCCCCTCCGTGGCGGAGATCGACGCCAAGGGCAAGCCCGTGCCCTTCCCCGATGAGGCCTGGAACGACTGGCAACCCGGCAAGGACCCCAGCAAGGGGTTCATCAACGTCAACGCCATCCACCGGGACCAGAACAACGGCCTCTGGGTCATCGACACGGGCGCCTCGGGCTTCGGCGGCACCGTGATTCCGGGCGGCGCCAAGCTCGTCCGCATCGACCTGAAGACGCGGAAGGTCGCGCGGGTCTATGTCCTGGGGTCCGAGGTCGCGACGGAGAACAGCTACGTCGACGACATCCGCTTCAACGGCCAGCAGGCCTACCTGACCGACGCGGGGCGCCCGGGCCTCATCGTGCTGAACGTGGAGACCGGCGCCGCCCGGCGCGTCCTGGACAACAGCCCCTTCACCTCCGCCCCCGGCAACCGACCCATCACGGTCGGCGGCAAGACGGTCCTCGCCCCGGATGGCCAGCCGCTCAAGGTCAACGCGGATCCGCTGGAGCTCAGCCCGGATGGGCGCTGGTTCTACTTCGCGCCGCTCGAAGGGCCGCTCTACCGCATCGAGACGCGCTGGCTGGATGACGCCAGCCTCGACGCCGCCACGCTGGCCTCCAAGGTGGAGAAGTGGTTCGACCTGCCCCCCGTGGGCGGCACCGCCATGGACGCCCAGGGCAACCTCTACTTCACCGAGCTGGCCACCCACAGCCTGCGCAAGCTGACCCCGGACCGCCGCGTGGAGACCGTCCTCACCGACCCGCGCCTGCACTGGACGGACGCCCCCTATCTCGATCGCAAGGGAACGATCTGGCTGCCCGTTCCCCAGATGGACCGGGTGGGGCTCTTCAACAACAAGGAGTCGAAGATCGAGTGGCCCATCCGCCTCTACCGGCTGGACCTGCCAAAGCCGTAG